One genomic region from Campylobacter concisus encodes:
- a CDS encoding DNA-deoxyinosine glycosylase, whose product MSQTHPFKPIFDKNSKILILGSFPSVVSRKFGFYYANPQNRFWRVLARILNASVPTSTDEKINFLLASRIAIYDAATSCEIKGSSDAKMTAVVPANLEPIFSGARIVQVFSNGGKAHEICEKHLKTQILNATGKPPVKLPSTSPANTNFSFERLVQEWTVIAEVLKMT is encoded by the coding sequence ATGAGCCAAACCCATCCTTTTAAACCGATTTTTGATAAAAACTCTAAAATTTTAATCCTCGGATCCTTCCCTTCCGTCGTTTCTCGTAAATTTGGCTTTTACTACGCAAATCCGCAAAATCGCTTTTGGCGGGTGCTTGCCAGGATTTTAAACGCTTCGGTGCCTACAAGCACGGACGAAAAGATAAATTTTCTGCTTGCCAGCCGCATCGCCATCTACGACGCTGCGACATCGTGCGAGATAAAGGGCTCGAGTGATGCTAAAATGACTGCCGTCGTGCCTGCAAATTTAGAGCCGATCTTTAGTGGCGCGCGCATCGTGCAAGTATTTTCAAACGGCGGTAAGGCGCACGAAATTTGCGAAAAACACCTAAAAACTCAAATTTTAAACGCAACTGGCAAACCGCCCGTCAAACTACCGTCCACAAGCCCAGCTAACACAAATTTTAGCTTTGAAAGGCTCGTGCAAGAGTGGACGGTCATAGCAGAAGTATTAAAAATGACTTAA